In Zalophus californianus isolate mZalCal1 chromosome 16, mZalCal1.pri.v2, whole genome shotgun sequence, the sequence CAACAGTAGAAGGAATTCTGTTTTTCTGCTGTGTTGTTGGTGCTTATCCAGTTATTTTGGATCTTTACCAAAAATTCCCCATTACATCTTCCAGTTGGTAGAAGTTCATAAACAACTGTATACTGAGTGGCATTTCTCATTGAGCCAGATTGAGTTTGAcagaaaagaatggaagttaATATTGGTCCAAATCAATTCTAAGAAAAAGTGGCTGGAAACCAGGGAACTTTGCCATCGATGGCAATCACTTTTTTTTGCTGGTTACCGTGGGTTTGGGTTCTTTTtagggggaagggtggagggaggggcagaaggagagggagagaatcttaagcaggctccaggttcaacgcagagcctgatgcagggctcgatctcacaaccctgactgagatcatgacctgagccaaaatccagagttggacacttaaccaactgagccacccaggtgccccagtggttTGGTTTCTTGAATGCTCCTTTGACACATGCTTATGTGTAAGCATGTTACTAGCCAATGCGTTGGGAGGTAGGGGGAAGGATCTGATGTATTTGATACTGctccagaaaaacaaatgtttacatGGCTCAATTTGGTTGTGTTACAGGTTCAGCTTGTTGGTTTAGATGAAGAGAGTTCGGAGTTTATTTGCCGAAACACTTTTGACCATCCATACCCCACTACAAAGCTCATGTGGATCCCCGACACAAAAGGCGTCTATCCAGACCTACTGGCGACAAGTGGTGACTATCTCCGTGTGTGGAGGGTAAGCAGGTGCTCAATTAGGAGCCAGACCAACGGGCTTTCTCTGTGTTGGCTGTTACTAAGCAGCGTGGAGTCACAGAACTGAATGGGGTTGGAGGCAGTGAGTGTCATTGTAGCCCAGGAGAAACAAATGGTAGTGGATCTGGAATGACCTCGTTTGACTCATCAGATTCCCTGGTAAATCTAGCCAAGATTCCTTGAAGTCCTGCTGCGGTCAGGCCACAGTCAGCTCTGGAACTTGAGAGGCTCAATTAACCTGATGAAATGAAGAGAACCTTCCGGGGGTGGAGTGGCAGGTGGGGATGCTTGAGGCTTCTTAGTCTGTATATAGCCAAGATATTTTTgagtgaattaaaaacaaaatactgggCCACTGATTCTAGTAAAGTATGTGAGTGGATTGTGGAGCCTCACCTCCTCCCTTAGCTGAGCCCATCAGCAGCAGCATCTCTCCTAGCCTGGAGGTGTAGTGCCCAGCCAGGCAGGCTACAGAGGTTCTGGGTTGGGCAAGGTGAGAAGACCTCTCCTCTAGGAAAACCTAGGGGTgaacatttggaaaaacaaagtgGGGCAGAGGAGAAAGCTTGGAAAGAAGTAGCATTCAGGGAGTTCCTCTGGCTTTTATTACTctatgagaaaaatgtttttcccctATGTCTTCTGTTTAGGTAATATGTCTAAACGGAGCTTTTAAAGGTTTTCTGTGAAGATAAGActggctgatttttaaaaattattgttccTTCAGGTTGGTGAAACAGAAACCCGGCTGGAATGTTTGCTAAACAATAACAAGAACTCAGATTTCTGTGCTCCTCTAACTTCCTTTGACTGGAATGAGGTGGATCCTTATCTGTTAGGTAAGGGAATGAGGGGGTGCGTATTCCAGTTTGAAGAAGCAAAGATACATTTCCTCAGATATAACACCGGGCCTGAGGTCCATGCATCAGACTAAAATGGGCCAGAGGGAAAGTGGCTAAATATGGAATGTGGTTATTAATTCCTCGTATGGAGCTGAGCTTCCCATGTGTATATATCTTGTCTCTCCAGTCAGCAGAGTCCAAGGTCCTGGGGTAGGGATTGAATACTTGACTCTTGTTGGCTAGTAAGTAACTATGGCATGTCGCCTCCTGGGCTACACAGAGCAGTAGACACAAGGAGGGAAGCCTCACTCCTGTCAGCCACTGACATGCACTGGTTGTTTCCAGGTACCTCCAGCATTGATACGACTTGTACCATCTGGGGGCTGGAGACAGGGCAGGTGTTGGGGCGAGTGAATCTTGTGTCTGGTCATGTGAAGACCCAGCTGATCGCGCATGACAAGGAGGTAATGATGCTGTTCCTCTTTCTGCTTTCCTTAGCTGCTTTCTGTGCCTTCAGTTCGAGGTCAGACCATCCTCTCACTATTGTGCAAAGTATGTGAAAAATCATAATGCTGATGTCTTGTTGAAATTGAAAATAGTAATGTGTCCCAATAGTGAGAAACAACACTGTTATAAACTAACGTGGGGTTTTTTTGGCCGATGTAAACAACTTAATCTACACGTACAGTTTTTGTGCCAGAGATTGCTCTTTTGTAATAATGAACTCTCTTACTGGACCTGATGGgattaaaaaataacacttatcttgaaatatatttactttttggaggagagggaaatggggggaaaccaggaagagggaaaattTCTTGGCAGACAAACCtaaatcatcatttttttctctcaacttgTTTTATGAAATTCTAGTATGTTCCTTAATACTTTTAATACAATCTGGAATGCAACATGGTTTATTTTCATGGTGATGTTTCTCCTGTGTTTATTGGAAAAGCCGAGGGGAGCTATTTGTGATTGTGTTTTGATCAAAGCATTCTTCTGAGGAGAGCTTTTGGAAACCGGTCATAAATTTTTTCCTCCCAGAGCCACTGCATGCCTCTTGTACTCTGGTTTCCTGTGGgttgtgtttccttttcttttctcccttaccctgctcagcaaggagtatTAGTCTAGATACAAAGaatgccttgagctcaggtcagaCACTTGAGGTTGTCCTCAGAATGGGAAGATGGTGACCAGGTTATTACTCTTAGTAAGGGGCTGGTCTTTGGCTTTCTGAGCTCCTCAGGGTAAGCTCTGTTACAAGACTGCCAGACTTGGCTGCTGCTAGGCCAAGGAGCAAAGGAAGAGTTTGTCCTACAGAGGGGACGAGTAAGGAACTTCTGGAAACCCTCTTGACATCAAGTAGAACAGGTTGCTACATTTTAGTTCTGTGACAACCTAGTTTGCTCTTCTCTGTCAGGGTCCAACCCAGAAGACTAGAACTACTATAAATATTTAATCTTGGGATTTAACCTAGTAGGGCATTGCTCACAAAGACGATGGTGAAGCTGGGAAGCCACACTGGCAACAGCGAGTTAAGGTGGAGAATAGGAGACACAGGAAGCTGTTACTGCCTGTAGGCCAGAGGGGCGAAGGGAAGAGACAGGGTTCCTGGAGCCTGGGGGCTGGATCTCCCTGGCAAAAGCTAAAACCACGGAGGGGACACAGTCATTGCCAGAGACACTGAGGGAACAGAGAGGGGATGAGAAATACCTTAGCTTCTCCCTAGGGTAAGGGCCAGGGATGGATCTTAACCAGCACCCCGGCCTTGAAACAGACCTGGGAGGGTGGCTCTCAGAGAAACAGCGACACCTCCTAGACCTTTGCTTTTCCTCAATCCACCTCTCTGTCAAAGTGGGGACTTGTTTGGAGGCTCTTTCTTGTTGCTGCCCGCCAAAGGGCTGGGTGTGGAAGAGGGGAGTGTCTATCCAGGAGTTGTCACCTTCCCTAGGTTTAGGAGGAGATGCTCaggtgaagaaagaggaaagagctgAGAGAGCTTGACATGCTCGACCGCATTGCCTGTGGCACCTGAGCACTTAGTGGGGCAGCCGAGGTGTCCCTGTCGCTGGGATTCCTGGGAGCCAGCTCGTGGGGAACACATCTTATAAAACATAACCTTGCCCTGACATGGCTGGACAGTGCTGGTCAGAGCCGTGATCTGTCAGGCCTCCTTGTGATGACCAGCCAGGTTTGCTTTTGTACCACTCCTAATTCCTGCCATAGAAGGAGAAGTGTAATTTCGTAGTCagccagagaaaaaggaatttatgaGGTCGAATAGAAATAGATGCTTCTTTGGCAATGTCCCTTAGTAGGCAGAACCTTAGGAAGACTAGAGTCATGGTATTTAGTGAGAGATGCCACTCATGTCTCCCCAGAAGTCAGCTGTTACTATCCTTGACCCCAGGAGATCCTTGGCAttggtttttcagttttcctctcttcccctctggctCTGGCTTTGTCCGTCtctctttgttgcttttttttcctctgaagctCTCTGTTGCTCTCTGCCCGTTTTCTCATAGATATTAGTGGTGTGCAATGTTTGCAGCAAGtaataaatgcagaaaacaatGATTCAAAACCTAAATTGATTCACTTATGAATACAGACCAACTAGGAGAAGAAATAGAGCATTCACACCCTCTTTGTGAAGGCAGGAACACCTGAGTGTCCCATGATTTAAAACTGCTCTTCTTTctggaaggggtgcctgggtggctcagtcggttaagcggctaccttcggctcaggtcatgatcccagggtcttgggatcgagccatgtcaggctccctgctcagtagagagcctgcttctccctccccctctgcctgcctctctgcctacttgtgctctctatctctctgtcaaataagttaaaaaaaaaaaaaaagaaaagaaaatgagttgcAGGTCCGGGTTTCACAGCAGAACCCACTTGGCTGCTGTTAAGTGGCCACAGGAGGGCTGCCTCCACCTCTCAAATCAGTGGCCTTAATGTGGGCATGGATCTGTCTCTGATCACACACAAATGAAAGCCATCAAGGCCAGGGAAATAAATGTCTCAATTTTGTAGTGTGGCCGAGGACAGCCATTGGCTGACAGCATGCAGAACACTCCGCCCTGTGCTCTGTTGCTCAGCAGGGTTTATGCTCTTTGTCTTATCACGAGGGTtggaggaaacagactcagaaagcAAGAATGCAGGAAGAAGCCAGCCAATTTGTATAGCAGAAAGTCACCGAGGTTAGAGGTCTCAGGCGCCAGAACTCACAGATACCGTTTGGCTTTTTTGACCTCCTTCTGTGTCATGAGGGGGTTTAGGGGAACTAGGGATAGTAGGGTTCCCTGCTACAGGGAAAGAAGGTCCCGGATCTGAATCTGACTGGAGCTTCTTATTCACCCACAGGTCTATGATATTGCATTTAGTCgggctgggggtggcagggacATGTTTGCCTCTGTGGGCGCTGATGGCTCGGTGCGGATGTTTGACCTCCGTCATCTAGAACACAGCACCATCATTTATGAAGACCCACAGCATCACCCACTGCTTCGCCTCTGCTGGAACAAGCAGGACCCTAACTACCTGGCCACCATGGCCATGGATGGAATGGAGGTGAGTACCCTGCTTCAGGCTGCCATAGGCCTGCCCACCTAACTGTGGCACCACTGAGGCTAGCTAGCAGAGTGGTTCTCGGCTGGTGGCAGTTTTCTCTCCAGTGGAGCTTTGGAAATGTCTGGGGACGTTCTGGATTGCCCCAACTTGGCAGGCAGCGGTGCTACCGGTATCTCATGGGCAGATGCCAGGGGtcctgctaaacatcctgcagtgCATGCAAGAGCGGCCCCCACCCCAAGAAGGATCGgacccaaaatgtcagtagcacTAGGATTGAGAAAGTCTGATCTAAAACAAGGACTGTGTGCTAAGAACTTTTAATACTGGAGTGTTGGAGTTGGAGCCAAGAAAAGCAATGTCTAAAAGGCAAACCAAATCATATGTGCTTACGGTGCTGAGTAAAGAAACAGGCAGTTTTCCTCTTCTGTGGTCTGGACAGATTCTTCCAGCTTCAGGAAACAGACACGGAAATGACAACTCTTCGTACTTAATAAAAGCAGTAAAGTGTGGTTCGAGACGATGCAGTAATTAACTTTTGGGGATGCCGGTACCTCAGACTTCTTACATTTCAAATTCTGCTTTGGGGGTTGTGGGGAGAGGCCTCTCATTCTGTCCGGCTGAGCATGCACGGAATTCTTAGCACACGCACAGAATAGGACTTGGTGGATTATCCAAACTCACGATACCTACTCCCGCTTCTCCCCTTCCTTACCAGTCTAAAGGCCCTACGTTGCTTAAGATAGAGACTATAAACTGCTTgtgtctctttgttttctttttcctcaatcCTGTAGCTGCTTTTGGGCCCAAGACCCTCTGCCTCTAATGGTCTTTAAATCCACAAAGGAACACGTTatgctttagaatttttttttcttttgtggtgtcttgtttgtttttctgttaacaCCCTGAAGTACCTGAGCCGTTTACTTGTTATTTCTGCAGGTAGTGATTCTGGATGTCCGAGTTCCCTGCACACCTGTCGCCAGGTTGAACAACCACCGAGCGTGTGTCAATGGCATTGCTTGGGCCCCACACTCATCCTGCCACATCTGTACTGCAGGTAATCATGGTGGTGGGGCGTGGGGAGGAGCCatggggagggtgaggggaggagatcttccccttctctccttagAACTGTAATCCTCGCTATTTCCCAAGGGTAGTTTGAGAGATTTAGCAAAGTAACTCAATTGAGAGGCTCCCTCCACTTGTGAAATTGAAGTAGTCCACATTTCCAGATGATCTTGTACCCTCAGTGATAGCAGAGCTCCTGCTGTATACTCTTTACATCATGTATCAGTTATAGGCTGTGCCTCCCTGAAATCTAGGTTGGCCCAGAGGACTCAGAACCAGGACTATGGAGAAGGGGGGCAATCTCTCTTAGATGGAACAGAATGTTTGGGAATGGCCGAGGTTGACACTCCCTGGGGAGACAGAACAACTTTGCAGTAGGCTCTGGAGGTGTTGAAGGCCCTGCGTGGCTTGATCACTGGTGTGTGACTTGTAGTCCCCACCTCACCATTTGCCAGACCGAAAAGAGTACCCCTGAAAAATAGGTTGGCTGTCAGTGTGCTTCTATTCTAGGAATAATATGTCtgttactaaaaattaaaataatactgagGTGTATAAAATAAGGTGAAAGTcatcttttctccttcctgtcctATGTCCACCTCAGTCCCACTCTCCATAGGTGGCCTCTGGCAACAGTCATTGTGTCTCCTTCGACACCTTTTTATGTGGGTACATGCCTACATATACCCCCGAAGACGAATGTCTGCCCCTTTATTTTACACAGACAGGATTCCACTCTCACCCCATAATGTTCTGCttcttatctttttcattttcggTGCCTCAGGTTTCTCTCTaacattctttttcctctcctcactAATCCATAGCATcctcatttctttgttcattatGAAGCCAAAGGAGCAGAGTAGTTTGGTGGTTTTGTGCTATTTTAGTATTCATTTGAAAGGCCTGAAACTTTTCCTGTTTTTGGCCTTCTGCTCATGCCTGTATGTCACTGAGGAGCAGTTAGGGgccttctgccttcctctgcaCCTCAGGCTGTGGTCTGACTCCTTCATGATtgccttcttttttccccagGGGTGTGGATAGGGAagggggggagaaggaagaaagaacggTGTCCCTTGTTCGTGGAGAATGGTACCAGCGCCCCCCAGTAGAAGCCCATCTTCCGCTCCTAGCGGCTGCCTTTGTGCAGCCTGCTGCTGTACACACAGTACCTGTCCCGAGTCCCTTCGGTTGCAGGAGCTGTGGCTGAAGAATGTGCTTGGTTGAGAGTGGCACTGAGGACAAAGAACTTAGTGCTCTAGATGTGCTGAGTGTTGCGCACAGCTCCCCGGAGCCCCTGACAGAGGTGGTCCCTGGGAAGGGCATCTTGCACGTTGCCTGGGTTATATGGCCGTGGCAGGAGGCTGGTGTTGCCCACACGAGCCTGCCTGGCATGTTAGGCTCCTCAAATC encodes:
- the DCAF7 gene encoding DDB1- and CUL4-associated factor 7; translation: MSLHGKRKEIYKYEAPWTVYAMNWSVRPDKRFRLALGSFVEEYNNKVQLVGLDEESSEFICRNTFDHPYPTTKLMWIPDTKGVYPDLLATSGDYLRVWRVGETETRLECLLNNNKNSDFCAPLTSFDWNEVDPYLLGTSSIDTTCTIWGLETGQVLGRVNLVSGHVKTQLIAHDKEVYDIAFSRAGGGRDMFASVGADGSVRMFDLRHLEHSTIIYEDPQHHPLLRLCWNKQDPNYLATMAMDGMEVVILDVRVPCTPVARLNNHRACVNGIAWAPHSSCHICTAADDHQALIWDIQQMPRAIEDPILAYTAEGEINNVQWASTQPDWIAICYNNCLEILRV